The Faecalibacter sp. LW9 genome has a segment encoding these proteins:
- a CDS encoding TetR/AcrR family transcriptional regulator, whose product MSRNTKDNILYNALELFNTRGESEVTLRDIASACEMSLGNLAYHYKNKSYIISALFRNMLEERKQILRKVKELPRFQTLNDQLEPLIDLNYKYRFFYLDSTNIERNHPTIGRLQSRYAKFLIHYVHSAMEYTVATENMKPEKIKGHYIKVAEICWTLFNFSIERTRILEESNHVNAKELRLMLWNVIYPLLTEKGFKILRKVLVQDLESL is encoded by the coding sequence ATGTCAAGGAATACGAAGGATAATATTTTATACAACGCATTAGAGTTGTTTAATACGAGAGGAGAGAGCGAAGTAACATTAAGAGATATTGCTTCAGCTTGTGAAATGAGTTTAGGAAATTTGGCTTATCACTATAAGAACAAGTCCTACATTATTTCAGCATTGTTCAGAAATATGTTGGAAGAACGTAAGCAGATTTTACGTAAAGTAAAAGAATTGCCACGTTTTCAAACACTGAATGATCAATTAGAGCCATTGATTGATTTGAATTACAAATACCGATTTTTCTATTTGGATTCAACGAACATCGAGCGTAATCATCCAACCATAGGTCGTTTACAGAGTCGTTATGCCAAATTCTTGATTCATTATGTGCATTCGGCAATGGAATATACCGTGGCTACGGAAAATATGAAACCGGAAAAAATCAAAGGACATTATATAAAGGTTGCTGAAATCTGTTGGACATTGTTTAATTTTTCGATTGAACGCACTCGAATTTTAGAAGAATCCAATCATGTTAATGCAAAGGAATTACGATTAATGTTATGGAATGTGATTTATCCTTTGCTAACCGAAAAAGGATTTAAAATCCTTCGAAAAGTATTGGTTCAAGATCTTGAATCACTTTAA
- a CDS encoding enoyl-CoA hydratase/isomerase family protein yields MTTNQYFTLETDENGIVIITMDMKDYPFNMFVSDFLKLYFETLQVELAKPEVKGSILRSARLEFMAGADINLLLNKPGDAEVFLKDLLSFHEQSLKLEEFKKPMVVLINGNCLGGGYELSLMNNRRIALAGSYQIGLPEAKLGLFPGGGGTIKLSRLFGLEKTAKIVLQGQTFRPADALKEGLIDEIVETPEELLAKGKAFILANPQVEQPWSNPKHKIPGGV; encoded by the coding sequence ATGACAACTAATCAATATTTTACATTAGAAACAGATGAAAATGGAATCGTAATCATCACTATGGATATGAAGGATTATCCTTTTAATATGTTTGTGAGCGATTTCTTAAAATTATACTTCGAAACTTTACAAGTTGAACTAGCAAAACCAGAAGTTAAAGGTTCAATTTTACGTTCGGCTCGTCTAGAATTTATGGCAGGAGCAGACATCAATTTATTATTGAACAAACCTGGAGATGCCGAAGTGTTCTTAAAAGATTTATTAAGCTTCCACGAGCAATCGCTAAAATTAGAAGAGTTCAAAAAACCGATGGTGGTTTTAATTAATGGAAACTGTTTAGGTGGTGGATATGAATTATCATTAATGAATAATCGTCGTATTGCATTAGCAGGTTCTTACCAAATCGGATTACCAGAAGCAAAGCTTGGATTATTCCCAGGTGGTGGAGGTACAATTAAATTATCTCGTTTATTCGGATTAGAGAAAACAGCTAAAATCGTTTTACAAGGACAAACGTTCCGTCCAGCTGATGCTTTGAAAGAAGGTTTAATTGACGAAATTGTTGAAACACCAGAAGAATTATTAGCGAAAGGAAAAGCGTTTATTTTGGCGAATCCACAAGTGGAACAACCTTGGTCTAATCCAAAACATAAAATTCCAGGTGGAGTTTAA
- a CDS encoding 3-hydroxyacyl-CoA dehydrogenase NAD-binding domain-containing protein, with translation MVGSIGNLRKNSYGNYPGLNYALQVLHDSIDLPMNRALEIEARYFTKALYSDVTTNIIRTGFFGINDAKKGKSKPKGFEKKNVQKLGILGAGMMGAGIAYVSAKAGMDVVLKDVSVENAEKGKAYSENLLKGAIAKGRSTQEKADALLNKILPTATVDDLKDCDLIIEAVFEDPQLKAIVTKESEPMIKSDGFFASNTSTLPISRLAEASVNPEKFIGIHFFSPVDKMPLVEIIVGKQTSDETLAHAIDYVTQIGKVPIVVNDSHGFFILRVFGFYNFEAAAMVLEGINPQTIENVAKQAGMAIGPLAVMDEVSIELILRVIAQKESLNDNEKQLKDFFQKMADAGRLGKKVGKGFYDYPEGGKKTLWKNEFVEVKDDQPISNEDIAKRLMHAMALDSYRCLEEGVLSTTLDGDIGSMLGLGFAPHTGGVFSYIDMVGIQQFVADCDRFLPNGNQWEVPQSLRDLANQNFKFYTGNTQNWTKK, from the coding sequence ATGGTTGGATCAATCGGAAACTTACGTAAAAACTCTTACGGAAATTACCCAGGTTTAAACTACGCTTTACAAGTTTTACACGATAGTATCGATTTACCAATGAATCGTGCGTTAGAAATCGAAGCACGTTATTTTACAAAAGCCTTGTATTCGGATGTAACGACGAATATTATTCGTACAGGTTTCTTCGGAATTAACGATGCGAAAAAAGGAAAATCTAAACCGAAAGGATTCGAAAAGAAAAACGTTCAAAAATTAGGGATTTTAGGTGCTGGAATGATGGGTGCCGGAATTGCTTATGTTTCGGCGAAAGCGGGAATGGATGTGGTTTTAAAAGATGTTTCGGTTGAAAATGCTGAAAAAGGTAAAGCATACTCAGAAAATTTATTGAAAGGAGCAATTGCTAAAGGTCGTTCGACACAAGAAAAAGCAGATGCACTTTTAAACAAAATATTGCCTACAGCTACTGTAGATGATTTAAAAGATTGTGATTTAATCATCGAGGCTGTATTTGAAGACCCTCAATTAAAAGCTATTGTAACGAAAGAAAGTGAACCAATGATTAAATCTGACGGTTTCTTCGCATCTAATACATCAACATTGCCAATTTCTCGTTTAGCAGAAGCTTCTGTCAATCCAGAGAAATTCATTGGTATTCACTTCTTTTCGCCGGTTGATAAAATGCCATTGGTAGAAATCATTGTTGGAAAACAAACGTCTGACGAAACATTAGCACACGCGATTGATTATGTGACGCAAATTGGTAAAGTGCCGATTGTCGTAAATGATTCGCACGGATTCTTTATTTTACGTGTATTTGGTTTCTACAACTTCGAGGCAGCCGCAATGGTGTTAGAAGGAATTAATCCACAAACCATTGAAAATGTAGCAAAACAAGCTGGAATGGCAATTGGGCCTTTAGCCGTGATGGATGAGGTTTCGATTGAGTTAATCCTTCGTGTTATCGCACAAAAAGAATCGTTAAACGACAACGAAAAACAACTAAAAGATTTCTTCCAAAAAATGGCTGATGCAGGTCGATTAGGAAAAAAAGTGGGGAAAGGTTTCTACGATTATCCTGAAGGAGGTAAGAAAACACTTTGGAAAAATGAGTTTGTTGAGGTAAAAGATGATCAACCAATTTCTAATGAAGATATAGCAAAACGTTTAATGCACGCGATGGCTTTAGATAGTTATCGTTGTTTAGAAGAAGGTGTTTTAAGCACAACCTTAGATGGAGATATCGGATCGATGTTAGGTTTAGGTTTCGCACCACATACAGGAGGTGTTTTCTCATACATTGATATGGTCGGAATCCAACAATTCGTTGCCGATTGTGATCGTTTCTTACCTAACGGAAATCAATGGGAAGTGCCACAATCCTTACGCGATTTAGCCAATCAGAATTTCAAATTCTATACAGGAAATACTCAAAATTGGACAAAAAAATAA